A single region of the Acidithiobacillus acidisediminis genome encodes:
- a CDS encoding glycosyltransferase family 2 protein — protein sequence MLIRSASFQRLAPRQRRTGVGSHGVRPVCSLVVPFHNEAESIPALVERLRTVLDPLAVTWEMVCVDDGSTDDTLSMLLALHEQDARIRVFALSRNFGKEAALTAGLDNAWGACAIPLDADLQDPPELIPELLAKWQEGYDVVNARRLSRSGESWTKRSSSYGFYRLLNRLSPMRIPEDTGDFRLLSRPVLDALRQLPERRRFMKGLFSWVGFRSTEITYHRPARSHGKSRWSYWRLWNLALDGITSTTQLPLQIATLLGVVVSVLAFLYAVWMVISTLIYGNPVKGYPSLMVAILFLGGVQLLALGVIGEYIGRIHEETKNRPLYIIRQRWQKRPFPQDVE from the coding sequence ATGCTGATTCGATCGGCGTCTTTTCAGCGGCTGGCGCCGCGCCAGCGACGGACTGGGGTGGGTAGTCATGGTGTCCGCCCGGTGTGCAGCTTGGTCGTGCCTTTTCATAATGAGGCCGAGAGTATCCCCGCCCTGGTTGAACGCCTGCGCACGGTATTGGATCCGTTGGCCGTAACTTGGGAAATGGTTTGCGTGGATGATGGGAGCACCGACGATACGCTGTCCATGCTCCTCGCCCTGCATGAGCAAGACGCCCGCATTCGGGTTTTCGCGCTGTCGCGTAATTTTGGTAAGGAGGCAGCCCTGACCGCGGGTCTGGACAACGCCTGGGGGGCGTGTGCAATCCCCTTGGATGCAGATTTGCAAGATCCTCCCGAGCTGATTCCAGAACTCTTGGCCAAGTGGCAGGAGGGGTATGACGTGGTCAATGCCCGTCGCCTGAGTCGTAGCGGCGAGTCCTGGACGAAACGGAGCTCAAGCTATGGTTTCTATCGGCTCCTGAATCGACTCAGCCCGATGAGGATACCGGAAGACACCGGCGATTTTCGCCTGCTTTCCCGTCCGGTGCTTGATGCCTTGCGCCAGTTACCCGAGCGACGCCGCTTCATGAAGGGGTTATTCTCGTGGGTAGGTTTTCGTAGTACGGAGATCACCTATCACCGCCCCGCCCGGAGTCACGGTAAAAGCCGGTGGAGTTACTGGCGCTTGTGGAATCTGGCCTTGGACGGCATTACCTCGACAACCCAACTGCCCCTACAGATCGCGACATTGCTCGGTGTTGTGGTGTCGGTACTGGCATTTTTGTATGCCGTGTGGATGGTTATCAGCACCCTCATTTATGGTAACCCGGTAAAGGGATATCCTTCCTTGATGGTGGCCATACTTTTTTTGGGCGGCGTGCAGTTGTTGGCCTTGGGCGTCATTGGCGAATATATTGGGCGGATTCATGAAGAAACCAAAAACCGGCCCTTATATATCATTCGCCAACGTTGGCAGAAACGCCCTTTTCCGCAGGATGTGGAGTAA
- a CDS encoding DMT family transporter codes for MHLAQPGVVAALLAALLFGAGTPLAKLLLTDLDPLLLAGLLYLGSGLGLTLVRRLRHAEPVRLAPGEWPWLAGAIMAGGIVAPVLLLLGLRHMPATGASLLLNAEGMFTALLAWFAFRENFDRRIALGMAAIMLGAVILSWPGELRFSGVWPALAVLGACLAWGMDNNLTRKVSLSDASWIAAGKGLVSGVINLGLAFALGVAHWPSLPDVSAAMLVGFAAYGVSLALFIVALRHLGTARTGAYFSVAPFIGAVLAVALGEPITWPLLVAGALMALGVWLHLTEQHAHVHTHEPLSHEHWHAHDEHHQHEHDVPVAPGTRHRHPHSHAPITHSHVHFPDVHHRHRHS; via the coding sequence ATGCATCTCGCTCAACCAGGTGTTGTGGCCGCTCTGTTGGCCGCATTACTCTTTGGCGCTGGTACGCCCTTGGCAAAATTGCTGCTCACTGATCTTGATCCCTTGCTGCTGGCCGGCCTCTTGTATCTGGGCTCTGGGCTTGGCCTGACCCTGGTGCGCCGTCTTCGCCACGCTGAGCCGGTGCGGTTGGCTCCGGGGGAGTGGCCGTGGCTGGCGGGGGCGATTATGGCTGGGGGTATCGTTGCACCCGTACTGTTGTTGCTAGGTTTGCGCCATATGCCGGCGACGGGGGCGTCGTTGCTCCTCAATGCCGAAGGGATGTTCACCGCCCTGCTGGCCTGGTTCGCCTTTCGCGAAAACTTTGACCGACGCATCGCCCTGGGAATGGCGGCCATCATGCTCGGTGCGGTGATTTTGAGCTGGCCGGGGGAACTACGCTTTTCTGGTGTCTGGCCGGCCCTCGCGGTGCTGGGCGCCTGCTTGGCCTGGGGGATGGACAACAACCTGACACGTAAGGTGTCACTGTCCGACGCCAGCTGGATAGCGGCAGGCAAGGGCCTGGTGTCTGGGGTGATCAATCTGGGTTTGGCCTTTGCCCTGGGGGTTGCTCATTGGCCCAGTCTGCCAGACGTATCGGCGGCCATGCTGGTCGGTTTTGCGGCTTATGGCGTCAGTCTTGCCCTCTTTATTGTTGCTTTGCGTCACTTGGGTACCGCGCGCACGGGTGCGTATTTTTCCGTGGCACCCTTCATTGGTGCGGTATTAGCCGTGGCCCTGGGCGAACCGATCACCTGGCCGCTGCTGGTGGCCGGTGCCCTCATGGCCTTGGGCGTCTGGCTGCATCTGACCGAGCAACATGCCCATGTGCACACGCACGAGCCACTCTCCCATGAGCACTGGCATGCGCATGACGAGCATCATCAACACGAACATGACGTCCCGGTGGCCCCCGGCACTCGTCACCGTCATCCGCATAGCCATGCGCCCATCACTCACAGCCACGTTCATTTTCCCGATGTGCACCACCGCCATCGCCATTCGTGA
- a CDS encoding glycosyltransferase family 39 protein, producing MFFSFDIGNTSLWDIDEPMYAQALKEMIARHDVVTPMLNGVVFPDKPILNYWLMWAGVHFFGMNSLGLRIGSALMGAALVAYLYLVVSRIRNGRVGLITALMTLTALHSTVIFRGTTPDPLLILWVSVALLEFYSAYIREKKRSFHLLIFYCAMAMATLDKGPIGFLLPGLIITVFLLIQQDLRFLLQQGRLAIGVPVFLLLVLPWYLAVGLTTHWVWDSEFFLQQNIGRFDASMQGHKGPFFYYLISICVGLLPWSVFLPQALRHLFQRIRKSQTDHSLGIFLVIWAVVWTAFFSLSATKLPSYVWEAYPPLLTILALYFDDLMTRDACLNRRTATISLIIVASIGIALGIFGQWIIPSQDSHIPSLGILGLPYLLAGIIALILVYRKMPLAATLLVLGTGCVALTVLLVAVVTPQFNVLKPSQAMGALIRHRQGSEPYRLVTWHWYQPDFLFYAGRGTMTVLHAKDLRQIVDLHATVPVYLVCPQKADSTIATQLSNAFTIQPLLTRYEIYSKTPITLFRLTPHPAEKGVSANVGE from the coding sequence GTGTTTTTTTCCTTCGATATCGGAAATACCAGTCTGTGGGATATCGATGAGCCCATGTACGCCCAAGCCCTGAAAGAAATGATCGCTCGGCATGACGTGGTCACCCCCATGTTGAATGGTGTGGTTTTTCCGGACAAACCCATACTGAATTATTGGTTGATGTGGGCGGGTGTGCACTTTTTTGGCATGAACAGCCTGGGATTGCGTATTGGCTCAGCGCTGATGGGGGCTGCTCTGGTAGCCTATCTGTATCTTGTCGTGAGCCGAATCCGTAATGGCCGCGTGGGGTTGATCACGGCGCTCATGACCCTGACCGCGTTGCATAGCACCGTAATTTTTCGCGGAACGACTCCCGACCCTTTGTTGATCTTATGGGTCAGCGTCGCGCTCTTGGAATTCTATAGCGCTTATATCCGGGAGAAAAAAAGATCGTTTCATCTCCTGATCTTCTACTGTGCGATGGCCATGGCGACCTTGGACAAAGGTCCGATTGGATTTTTATTGCCGGGCTTGATCATCACCGTTTTCCTATTGATCCAGCAAGACTTACGCTTCTTGCTACAACAAGGGCGCCTAGCCATTGGCGTTCCGGTGTTCCTGCTGCTGGTTCTGCCCTGGTACCTGGCCGTCGGTCTCACGACCCATTGGGTGTGGGATTCAGAATTCTTTTTACAACAGAACATTGGCCGCTTTGACGCCAGCATGCAGGGCCACAAGGGGCCGTTCTTTTACTACCTCATCAGCATCTGCGTTGGTCTGCTGCCTTGGTCTGTCTTTCTACCGCAAGCGCTCAGGCATCTTTTTCAGAGAATACGCAAGTCCCAAACTGATCATTCACTGGGCATCTTTCTGGTCATCTGGGCGGTGGTATGGACCGCATTTTTCAGCCTCTCTGCCACAAAATTACCCAGTTACGTCTGGGAGGCCTACCCGCCCTTATTGACCATCCTTGCCTTATATTTTGACGACCTGATGACCCGGGATGCGTGCCTGAACCGACGCACGGCAACGATTTCACTGATCATTGTCGCTAGCATCGGCATAGCGCTGGGGATTTTTGGTCAATGGATCATTCCCAGCCAAGATAGTCATATCCCTAGCCTGGGGATCTTGGGTTTGCCCTACCTGCTGGCCGGGATTATTGCCTTGATTTTGGTGTACCGAAAAATGCCGCTGGCCGCCACGCTCCTCGTTTTGGGCACCGGCTGCGTTGCCTTGACGGTTCTCCTGGTGGCGGTGGTGACACCGCAATTCAATGTCTTGAAACCTTCCCAGGCTATGGGCGCATTGATTCGGCACCGTCAAGGGTCGGAGCCCTATCGTTTGGTGACTTGGCATTGGTACCAGCCCGACTTCCTCTTCTATGCTGGGCGCGGTACGATGACGGTTCTGCACGCCAAAGATCTCCGGCAAATCGTCGATCTGCATGCCACGGTCCCGGTATATCTCGTCTGCCCACAAAAAGCCGACTCAACCATCGCCACGCAGTTATCCAACGCATTTACCATACAACCCTTACTGACGCGCTACGAAATCTACAGTAAGACGCCGATTACCTTGTTCCGGCTTACTCCACATCCTGCGGAAAAGGGCGTTTCTGCCAACGTTGGCGAATGA
- a CDS encoding DUF488 domain-containing protein produces MQITTWRVYDHPFPDGYRVLAERLWPRGIRKTDLALDAWPKELTPSAALRQWFHHDPELWAEFQARYHAELRQQEKTARELLQDAGNRDLVLLYSAHDAKHNAALVLRKYLLTLTNGDGGGAHRENERGCE; encoded by the coding sequence ATGCAAATTACCACTTGGCGTGTCTATGATCATCCATTCCCCGATGGCTATCGCGTATTGGCGGAACGCCTTTGGCCACGCGGTATCCGCAAAACGGATCTGGCACTCGACGCCTGGCCCAAGGAACTCACGCCCTCCGCCGCCCTACGTCAGTGGTTTCACCACGACCCAGAGCTCTGGGCAGAATTTCAAGCACGCTACCACGCGGAATTGCGGCAGCAGGAAAAAACCGCTCGCGAGCTACTGCAAGATGCTGGCAACCGCGACCTCGTTCTGCTCTACTCCGCCCACGATGCCAAACATAATGCCGCTTTGGTCTTGCGGAAGTATCTCCTGACGCTCACGAATGGCGATGGCGGTGGTGCACATCGGGAAAATGAACGTGGCTGTGAGTGA